The nucleotide sequence CCGGAGTGTGGGCAGGCAGCCGGATCTACTCGCAGGCGATGCAGGCGCGCTCGCATCTGCTCGCTGCCATGCCGTACGTCGCAGAGGTGAAGACAGCGATGCTCGCCTCCGACCCCGAGGCGGCCGCGACGGCGGCGGCGGCCTTCCGGTCGGAGGCGGCGGAAGCGCAGGCGGCCGCATCCGGCAGGGTCTGGGACTTCTTCGAGTCGATCCCGCTCCCACCGCTCGAGAACCTTCGTGCCGTGAGCACCGTTGCCGATGTCGCGGTATCGCTGGCCGATGATGTGCTCGTCCCGGCGAGCGGTGTGAGCGTGGCAGCTCTCGCCCCGTCGGGCGGCAAGATGGATGTGGCGGCTCTTCGTTCTCTCTCGGGGTTGCTCGATCAGATCGAGGCGGGGACCGATGCTGCGGACGAGCGCCTGGCAGCGCTCGATCACGGTGCCCTGATGGACGAGGTGCGCTCCGGCGTGCAGCAGGTCGAGACGGCACTCACCGAGATTCAGGGGGTGGCAGGGCCGGCTCGCGATGTCGTCGCCGTGCTGCCAGACGCCCTCGGCGCGTCCGGGCCGCGCAACTATCTCGTCATGTTCCAGGGCAATGCCGAGGTGAGGGCGAGCGGCGGCGGCCCCGGATCGTTCATCCTCCTGAGCGTCGACGACGGTTCTCTGTCGATCGTCGGAGAGGCGGCGGCGACCGAGTTCGACTTTGCCATCCCCGAGCCCGTCGTGCCCATCGACGCCGAGACGGAAGCGCTCTACTCCGACATCGTCGCCCGGTGGATCGCGAACCTGACGGCGACCCCGGACTTTCCCACGAGCGCCGCACTCGCGAAGGGGTGGTGGTCGACACTGCACGGCGATCGGATTGACAGTGTGATCTCGATCGATCCGATCGGCCTGTCTTACATGCTGAACGCGACCGGACCGATCACGCTGCCGACCGGCGACGTGCTCACGAGCGAGAACGCAGCGCCCCTGCTTCTCAACGAGGCGTACTTCAAGTACCCGGACGGCGCCGACTCCAACCGGTTCTTCTCCGCCGTCTCCCTCTCCGTCTTCAGCGCCCTCACCGGGGGGAGCATTGAGCCCGTTCCAATGATGGCCGCGCTGACGCGAGCCGCTGACGAGGGCCGCCTGAAGATCTGGAGCTCCGACGAGGACGAAGCCGCGCTGCTTGGGGAGTCCCCGCTGTCCGGACGACTCCCGTCGACGAACGACACGGAGAGTGCAGTCGGGGTGTTCTTCAACGACACTACGGGTTCGAAGATGGACTACTACGTCGATGCCGCGGTCGCGGTTGATGCGGATACCTGCGCCGCTGATGCCCCGCGTTGGACGACGACGGTCACACTTCAGAACCACATCACAGCGGGTGAGGCCGGAGAGCTCCCGCGGTACATCACGGGCCCGTACTTCACGCCTGGGAACATCGGGACGGACTTCGTCGTCTATACGCCGGTCGGTGCCACGATCGAGGGATGGACGTTGAACGGCGAACCGTTCGACGCGATCGCACACACGACTCATCTCGGGCGTGACGCGGTGCGGGTGAACGTCGTTCTTCCGCCGGAATCGACGGCCACGCTTGAGGTCACTATGAAGGGCACAGCCGGGACCACAGCGGATGACCTCGGGCCGACGACGGTCCGTCACACGCCGATGGTGCGTGAGACGCCGGTGAGCATCGACGAGCCGACATGCGGCTAGCCGGTGCGTCGCGTCGTCTTAGCGGAGCGCCGCCCGGACGATGCGTTCGACCTCGTCGAGCGCGGGGGTGAGCTGGGCGGCGGAGAGCGCGTAGGTCTCCCGCGACCGGCGGTAGGGGTCGATCACGTCGTCGTCCTCGGGGGGTGCGGGTGTGAGGCCGCGCTGCTCGCCGACGGCGCGGAGCACGGCGGTGAACCGGTCGCGCGGCGATCCGTCGCTCTGCCGCGCCGCTTCCTGGGCCTCCTCGGTGCTCAGTGTCGAGGCGAGCCGGGCGAACTCGCGGAGCGTGAACGTGCGCCGGAGCGCGCCGGGCATCATCTTCACGACGGCGGAGCGGTGCTCGCGCGCCATCGTCAGCACGAGGTCGGCGTCGGCGAGGTACGGCTCCACGAGGTACCGGGCGCGATGGGCGGCCGCGGCGGCGGGGTCGGCGCCGGCTCGCGCGGCGAGTTCGAGCGCCTCCTCCGGCATGCCGTGTCCCTCCAGCGCGTGCGTCCCGGCGCTGTGCACGCGGACGCCCAGAGCCTCGAGTCGCTGTCGGAGCAGCACCTCGGCGAGGGGTGACCGGCAGATGTTGCCGGTGCACACCGTCAGGATCGTCAGGGAGTCGTCCGCCGTCGCGATGGTCGCGGGGGCGGCGGCGGTCTCGGGCGCGGGCTGTTCCTGCTGCTCGCGCCACTCTCGGCGGCTCATGCCGGACGGCGGGCCGTCGGGGGGAGGGATGGTCACGAGCCCAGCCTACGATCCCGCGCCCGCGCGGGATCGCGCGACAGAAGGGCCACCAGGACGGCCGCGACGAGGGCCCCGAGGAAGGTGCCGGTCGTGTTGGCAATCACGTCGCTGAGCGTCGGGAACCGGGACGGCATGAGTCCCTGCACCGTCTCGATCAGGACGCTCATCAGCCCGCCGGCGAGCGTGACCTGCCACAGCCGCAGGCGCGGCGCGGCGAAGGCGAGCAGCAGCCCGACGGGGACGAAGAGGGCGACGTTCGCGAGGATCTCGAGGAGCACGGCGCTCTGCTGATACGGGGCGATGCCGGCCTCGGCGATCCAGCGGGCCGTGATCCCCACCAGCCCCGTGACCTTCGAGGACACGCTCGCGGGGAGCCAGACGGTGAAGCCCACGAAGAGCAGGTAGACGACCAGGGCGACCCGCGCCGTCACCACGCCGCGGCGCGGGCGGACGGCGAGGGTCGAGGTCATGGCGTCATGCTATCCACGCTCCCGGGGCGTCCCTCTCAGGATCGGGGACCGAGCTGCTCGATGTAGCGCAGGAGCACGCCCTCGCGCAGCGCCCACGGCGACACCTCCAGCTCGTCCACCGCCAGCGCGGTCATCGCCGCATGCAGCGACACCGCCGCCGCCACGATCTGGAAGGTGCGATCGGGGGTGATGCCCGGCAGCTCCTGCCGGGCCGACGCGGGTAGCCGCGCGAGCCGGGGGAGCCACGAGCCGAGCGCCGCGCGCGGCAGCAGCATGCGCTCGATCCCCGACCAGCCAGGGGCGGGGTAGCCGACGAGCCGGGCGAGCGACCGGATGGCCTTGGAGGAGCCCACGACGTGGTCGGGTCGGGGGAGGGCGCGGAACCGGGGCACGACGGTCTCGAGCGTCGCCGCGGCGTGTGCCCGCAGTCGCTCGACCGCCTCCTCTCCCGGTGGGTCGGACGGCAGGAACCGGACCGTCATTCGTCCGGCGCCCAGCGGGACGGAGGCCGCGACGTCGGGGAGCTCCTCCGCTCCCGCGGCGATCTCCAGCGACCCGCCGCCGATGTCGAGGAGGAGCAGCTGTCCCGCTGACCACCCGAACCAGCGCCGCACGGCGAGGAAGGTGAGCTCGGCCTCGGTCTCGCCATCGAGCACCTGGAGCGGCTGCCCCAGCACGGCCTCGATGCGGGCGATCACCTCGGCGCCGTTGCGGGCGTCGCGCACCGCGCTCGTGGCGGTGGCGAGGAGCGCGTCCACGCGTTCGGCCTCGGCCACCCGCCGCGCCTGGGCGACCGCGGCTTCCAGCGCCCGCACGCCCTCCTCGGCGATCGCCCCGTCGGCGGTGAGATACCGCATGAGGCGCAGCACGGTCCGGTCGCTCGTCGTGGCGAGCGGCCGTCCGCCGGGGCGCACGTCGGCCGCGAGCATGTGGACGGTGTTGGATCCGATGTCGAGGACTCCCAGGCGCACGGGATGAGGATACTCGCGCGCGGTTACGATGGACCACGTGACCACCGCCGACCCCACGCTGCCGCTGTCGCCGTACCGGGAGATCGGGCGCGCGGAGTGGGCGCGTCTCGCCGCCGGACTCGACCAGCCCCTCACCGAGACCGAGGTCGTGGAGCTGCGGGGCATCGGCGACCGTCTCGATCTCACCGAGGTGCGGGAGGTCTACCTGCCCCTCAGCCGGCTGCTGAGCCTGTACGCGAGCGCGACGAAGCAGCTCGGCGCGGCGACCTCGACGTTCCTCCAGGAGGACGATTCGACGACGCCGTTCGTCGTGGGCGTCGCCGGCTCCGTGGCCGTGGGCAAGTCGACGATCGCCCGTCTGCTCCGTGAGCTGATGAGCCGCTGGCCGGGCACGCCGCGCGTCGAGCTCGTGACCACCGACGGCTTCCTCTACCCGAACGCCGAGCTCGAGCGCCGCGGCCTCATGGACCGCAAGGGCTTCCCCGAGTCCTACGACCGCCGGGCGCTGATCGAGTTCCTCACCGAGGTCAAGAGCGGTGCCCCCGAGGTGCGCGCGCCGTTCTACTCGCACATGCGCTACGACATCGTCCCCGACGCGCACGTCGTCGTGCGCCGGCCGGACGTCGTGATCGTCGAGGGGCTGAACGTGCTGCAGCCTCCGCCCGCCCCGAACGACGTGGCCGTCAGCGACCTCTTCGACTTCTCGATCTTCGTGGACGCCGACACCGCGCACATCGAGAAGTGGTACGTCGACCGCTTCCTCGCGCTGCGCCAGGGGGCGTTCAGCAACCCCTCCTCGTACTTCAACGTGTTCGCGCACCTCACCGACGACGAGGCGATCACGACCGCGCTGGGGTACTGGAACGAGATCAACATGCCGAACCTCGTCGAGAACGTCATGCCCACCCGGCATCGCGCGCGACTCGTGCTGCGCAAGGGCGCGGACCACGACGTGGAGAGCGTCCTCCTGCGCAAACTCTGACAGCACCGCGGCGGCGCTCTATTGTTCGGACGACTCGCAAAAATTGCCGCTTACCCTTATCCCCATGTGTGGAATCGTCGGATACGTGGGCCCGCGGCCCAGCCAGGACATCCTTCTCGCCGGCCTCGCCCGGCTCGAGTACCGCGGCTATGACTCCGCGGGCATCGCCGTGATCGACGGCCAGGGAACGCTGGGCATGCGCAAGAAGGCGGGCAAGCTCGCCATGCTGCGCGATTCGCTCGGCGACGCGCCCCTCGCCGACGGCACGACCGGCATCGGGCACACCCGGTGGGCCACGCACGGCGGCCCGACCGACGTCAACGCCCACCCCCACCTCGCGGACGACGACAAGCTCGCGGTGATCCACAACGGCATCATCGAGAACTTCGCCGCCCTCCGCGACGAGCTCCTCGCGGACGGCGTCGCGTTCCGCAGCGAGACCGACACCGAGGTCGCCGCGGCCCTCCTCGGTCGCGAGTACGCGAGCAACGGCGGTGACCTCGCCCTCGCGTTCCGCGCGGTCGTCAACCGCCTCGAGGGCGCCTTCACGCTCCTCGCCATGCACCAGGACCACCCGGGCCTCGTCGTCGGTGCCCGCCGCAACTCGCCGCTCGTGATCGGGCTGGGCGAGGGGGAGAACTTCCTCGGCTCCGACGTCGCCGCCTTCGTCGAGCACACCCGCAAGGCGCTCGCGATCGGCCAGGACCAAATCGTGTCGATCACCCCCGACGCCGTCACCGTCACCGACTTCGCCGGCACGCCCGTCACCGCGGAGCCCTTCGATGTGTCGTGGGACGCCGCCGCTGCTGAGAAGGGCGGCTGGTCGAGCTTCATGGCCAAGGAGGTCGCCGAGCAGCCGGAGGCCGTCGCCAACACCATCCGCGGCCGCATCCGCGACGGCCAGGTCGTGATCCCGGAGCTCGACGGCCTGGACGACCTGTTCATCGGCATCAACCGCGTCATCATCACCGCGTGCGGCACGGCCTCGTATGCCGCGCTCGTCGGCAAGTACGCGATCGAGCAGTGGGCCCGCGTGGCCGTCGACGTCGAGCTCGCCCACGAGTTCCGCTACCGCGACCCGGTCATCGGCGCAGACACCCTCGTCGTCTCGATCAGCCAGTCCGGCGAGACCATGGACACCCTGATGGCCGTGAAGTACGCCCGCGAGCGCGGCGCCCGCACGCTGTCGGTCTGCAACACGCAGGGCG is from Microbacterium sp. BLY and encodes:
- a CDS encoding Ppx/GppA phosphatase family protein translates to MRLGVLDIGSNTVHMLAADVRPGGRPLATTSDRTVLRLMRYLTADGAIAEEGVRALEAAVAQARRVAEAERVDALLATATSAVRDARNGAEVIARIEAVLGQPLQVLDGETEAELTFLAVRRWFGWSAGQLLLLDIGGGSLEIAAGAEELPDVAASVPLGAGRMTVRFLPSDPPGEEAVERLRAHAAATLETVVPRFRALPRPDHVVGSSKAIRSLARLVGYPAPGWSGIERMLLPRAALGSWLPRLARLPASARQELPGITPDRTFQIVAAAVSLHAAMTALAVDELEVSPWALREGVLLRYIEQLGPRS
- the glmS gene encoding glutamine--fructose-6-phosphate transaminase (isomerizing) translates to MCGIVGYVGPRPSQDILLAGLARLEYRGYDSAGIAVIDGQGTLGMRKKAGKLAMLRDSLGDAPLADGTTGIGHTRWATHGGPTDVNAHPHLADDDKLAVIHNGIIENFAALRDELLADGVAFRSETDTEVAAALLGREYASNGGDLALAFRAVVNRLEGAFTLLAMHQDHPGLVVGARRNSPLVIGLGEGENFLGSDVAAFVEHTRKALAIGQDQIVSITPDAVTVTDFAGTPVTAEPFDVSWDAAAAEKGGWSSFMAKEVAEQPEAVANTIRGRIRDGQVVIPELDGLDDLFIGINRVIITACGTASYAALVGKYAIEQWARVAVDVELAHEFRYRDPVIGADTLVVSISQSGETMDTLMAVKYARERGARTLSVCNTQGATIPRESDAVVYTHAGPEVAVASTKAFSAQITALLLLGLHMGRVRGVVADASTDVEELSALPEKVAKVLESEHEHVTQLAGWMADTRSVLFLGRHVGYPIALEGALKLKEISYIHAEGFAAGELKHGPIALIEPGQPVFVLVPSPRHSALVHSKVVSNIQEIRARGARVIVVAEEGDAAVLPFADEVIHIPLAGPMFEPLLAVVPLQIFAMALATAKGLDVDQPRNLAKSVTVE
- the coaA gene encoding type I pantothenate kinase, producing the protein MDHVTTADPTLPLSPYREIGRAEWARLAAGLDQPLTETEVVELRGIGDRLDLTEVREVYLPLSRLLSLYASATKQLGAATSTFLQEDDSTTPFVVGVAGSVAVGKSTIARLLRELMSRWPGTPRVELVTTDGFLYPNAELERRGLMDRKGFPESYDRRALIEFLTEVKSGAPEVRAPFYSHMRYDIVPDAHVVVRRPDVVIVEGLNVLQPPPAPNDVAVSDLFDFSIFVDADTAHIEKWYVDRFLALRQGAFSNPSSYFNVFAHLTDDEAITTALGYWNEINMPNLVENVMPTRHRARLVLRKGADHDVESVLLRKL
- a CDS encoding DUF4012 domain-containing protein — protein: MTDPGLPPATRREQRALRASPSDAPTTAAADKEQVRPRRRRRAWLWVGVVGVLLVALAVAGVWAGSRIYSQAMQARSHLLAAMPYVAEVKTAMLASDPEAAATAAAAFRSEAAEAQAAASGRVWDFFESIPLPPLENLRAVSTVADVAVSLADDVLVPASGVSVAALAPSGGKMDVAALRSLSGLLDQIEAGTDAADERLAALDHGALMDEVRSGVQQVETALTEIQGVAGPARDVVAVLPDALGASGPRNYLVMFQGNAEVRASGGGPGSFILLSVDDGSLSIVGEAAATEFDFAIPEPVVPIDAETEALYSDIVARWIANLTATPDFPTSAALAKGWWSTLHGDRIDSVISIDPIGLSYMLNATGPITLPTGDVLTSENAAPLLLNEAYFKYPDGADSNRFFSAVSLSVFSALTGGSIEPVPMMAALTRAADEGRLKIWSSDEDEAALLGESPLSGRLPSTNDTESAVGVFFNDTTGSKMDYYVDAAVAVDADTCAADAPRWTTTVTLQNHITAGEAGELPRYITGPYFTPGNIGTDFVVYTPVGATIEGWTLNGEPFDAIAHTTHLGRDAVRVNVVLPPESTATLEVTMKGTAGTTADDLGPTTVRHTPMVRETPVSIDEPTCG
- a CDS encoding VanZ family protein; translated protein: MTSTLAVRPRRGVVTARVALVVYLLFVGFTVWLPASVSSKVTGLVGITARWIAEAGIAPYQQSAVLLEILANVALFVPVGLLLAFAAPRLRLWQVTLAGGLMSVLIETVQGLMPSRFPTLSDVIANTTGTFLGALVAAVLVALLSRDPARARDRRLGS
- a CDS encoding low molecular weight phosphatase family protein is translated as MTIPPPDGPPSGMSRREWREQQEQPAPETAAAPATIATADDSLTILTVCTGNICRSPLAEVLLRQRLEALGVRVHSAGTHALEGHGMPEEALELAARAGADPAAAAAHRARYLVEPYLADADLVLTMAREHRSAVVKMMPGALRRTFTLREFARLASTLSTEEAQEAARQSDGSPRDRFTAVLRAVGEQRGLTPAPPEDDDVIDPYRRSRETYALSAAQLTPALDEVERIVRAALR